In a single window of the Ciconia boyciana chromosome 7, ASM3463844v1, whole genome shotgun sequence genome:
- the STX6 gene encoding syntaxin-6: MSMEDPFFVVKGEVQKAVNTAQGLFQRWTELLQDPSIATREEIDWTTNELRNNLRSIEWDLEDLDETISIVEANPRKFNLDATELGIRKAFITSTRQVVREMKDQMSNSSVQALAERKNRQALLGESGSQSWSSGPDKYSRLDRELQLANSHFIEEQQAQQQLIVEQQDEQLELVSGSIGVLKNMSQRIGGELEEQAVMLDDFSHELDSTQSRLDNVMKKLAKVSHMTSDRRQWCAIIVLFVILLVVLILFFVL, from the exons aTGTCCATGGAGGACCCCTTCTTCGTGGTGAAGGG GGAGGTGCAGAAAGCCGTGAACACTGCCCAGGGCCTCTTCCAGAGGTGGACAGAGCTCTTGCAAGATCCCTCCATCGCCACAAGAGAAGAAATCGACTGGACCACTAATGAGCTCAGGAATAACCTGCGGAGCATTGAGTGGGACCTGGAAGACTTGGATGAAACAATTA GCATTGTTGAGGCAAACCCGCGGAAATTCAACCTTGATGCGACGGAGCTGGGTATCAGGAAAGCCTTCATCACGAGCACGCGGCAGGTGGTCAGG GAAATGAAGGATCAGATGTCAAACtcctctgtgcaagcactggctgaaagaaaaaacaggcag GCGCTCCTGGGAGAAAGTGGGAGTCAGAGTTGGAGCTCTGGACCTGACAAATACAGCCGTCTGGACCGGGAGCTGCAATTAGCAAATTCACACTTCATCGAGGAGCAGCAAGCTCAACAACAG TTGATTGTGGAGCAGCAAGATGAGCAGTTGGAGCTGGTCTCTGGCAGCATCGGGGTGCTGAAGAACATGTCCCAGCGCATTGGCGGGGAGCTAGAGGAGCAAGCAGT GATGCTGGACGACTTCTCCCATGAGTTAGACAGCACTCAGTCGCGGCTTGATAACGTCATGAAGAAACTCGCCAAAGTGTCTCACATGACAAGTG atcgACGGCAGTGGTGTGCAATTATCGTCCTCTTCGTCATCTTGCTGGTGGTGCTCATCCTGTTTTTTGTCCTGTGA